TCTGTTTTGCTGGCAATGGTAGAGAGATATAACGAATCGCCTACATAATCAGGTATGGAATGATATAAAGCAGGCTCCATATAATTATGCCCAAGAATAACTGCATTCCTCTCCTTTTTTAATTTAATAATTTCCTGAGCGAGTTGGGCTTTTAATTCAATTTCAAATTCAGGCAAAACCCCTTTTAGTCTTTTCCGCATTCGTTCAAGAACGGTTTCTGTATCCGGGACTGTATCCGAACTCATAATAAAAATTCCTTATAAAATTGTAAAATATTGATTGCAACTACCATTTTATAATTATAACAAAAAGTTAGGCATTACTTCTTTTTGATAGGTAACTATTCGGTAGTGATTGTATTTTCAGTTCCCTTTAAAATATTGAGCAGGGAATGCCACGCTAATGAAGCACATTTTATACGAATAGGAAATTCGCGAACCCCTGCAATAGCGGCAAGTTTTCCCCATTGTTCTTCATCCACAGGGGTATCTGGTGATGTTTTTAATAATTCAAGAAAATTCTCAATCATTTCTACGGCTTTATCGGCCGGTTGTTTTTCAAGAAAAGTAGTAAGCAAAGATGCCGATGCCTTTGAAATGGCACATCCCTGTCCTGTGAAATGTACCTTTTCAATTATATTTCCATTACATTTTAAATAGAAAATAAAGTGGTCGCCACATAAAGGATTATAGCCCTCTATTTTTTTATCATAAGTATCGGGTTCGCCATAATTCCTGGGGCTTTTAGCATGGTCAAGTAATACCTTTTCGTATAAAGCACGCGAAGCAGAACTCATTGAAAAATCTCCTGCACTTTGTATATGGCATTTACCAATCGGTCAATTTCATCAACAGTATTATATACCGCAAACGATGCTCGTGCTGTG
The Candidatus Hydrogenedens sp. genome window above contains:
- a CDS encoding SUF system NifU family Fe-S cluster assembly protein, with protein sequence MSSASRALYEKVLLDHAKSPRNYGEPDTYDKKIEGYNPLCGDHFIFYLKCNGNIIEKVHFTGQGCAISKASASLLTTFLEKQPADKAVEMIENFLELLKTSPDTPVDEEQWGKLAAIAGVREFPIRIKCASLAWHSLLNILKGTENTITTE